A genomic segment from Sphingobacteriaceae bacterium encodes:
- the tgt gene encoding tRNA guanosine(34) transglycosylase Tgt encodes MPVKFRQVHADAGSRARAGELITRRGAVATPCFMPVGTLGTVRAMTPEELQAAGSRIILANTYHLYLRPGHRLVAKAGGLHRFMNWPGPLLTDSGGFQVFSLAPLMSVDDDGIDFRSHVDGSAHRFTPELVMEIQEALGSDIIMPLDQLVGPDAGPDVVAEAMERTLRWARRSRAAQRDPGQALFGIVQGGVDPVLRRQCARELVAMDFPGYAIGGLSVGEPAEAMAATLAATVPELPPGKPRYLMGVGSPDYLLLAVGLGVDMFDSVLPTRLARHGTVYTWSGKLVLTHARYREDLNPVDADCGCYTCSSYSRAYIRHLLKANEILGIRLATIHNVHFMHDFMAAMRQAILDNEFASFYRRWLSVFGSHGIMEPWRGGL; translated from the coding sequence ATGCCGGTAAAGTTTCGCCAGGTTCATGCCGACGCCGGCAGCCGCGCCCGGGCCGGCGAGCTCATCACCCGGCGGGGCGCCGTGGCTACCCCTTGCTTCATGCCCGTGGGCACCCTGGGCACCGTGCGGGCCATGACCCCCGAAGAACTGCAGGCCGCCGGCAGCCGCATCATCCTGGCCAACACCTACCACCTGTACCTGCGGCCCGGGCACCGGCTGGTGGCCAAGGCCGGCGGGCTCCACCGGTTCATGAACTGGCCCGGCCCCCTGCTCACCGACAGCGGCGGGTTCCAGGTCTTCAGCCTGGCCCCTCTCATGTCGGTGGACGACGACGGCATCGACTTCCGCTCCCACGTGGACGGCTCGGCCCATCGCTTCACCCCGGAACTGGTCATGGAAATCCAGGAGGCCCTGGGCTCGGACATCATCATGCCCTTGGACCAGCTGGTAGGCCCCGACGCCGGCCCCGACGTGGTGGCGGAGGCCATGGAGCGGACCTTGCGCTGGGCCCGGCGCAGCCGGGCGGCCCAGCGGGATCCCGGGCAGGCCCTCTTCGGCATCGTCCAGGGCGGGGTGGACCCGGTGCTGCGGCGCCAGTGCGCCCGGGAACTGGTGGCCATGGACTTCCCGGGCTACGCCATCGGCGGCCTCAGCGTGGGGGAGCCGGCAGAGGCCATGGCGGCCACTTTGGCGGCCACGGTGCCGGAGCTGCCCCCCGGCAAGCCCCGCTACCTGATGGGAGTGGGCAGCCCCGACTACCTGCTGCTGGCCGTGGGGCTGGGGGTGGACATGTTCGACTCGGTGCTGCCCACCCGGCTGGCCCGCCACGGCACCGTCTACACCTGGTCGGGCAAGCTGGTGCTCACCCATGCCCGGTATCGCGAAGACTTGAACCCGGTGGATGCCGACTGCGGCTGCTACACGTGCAGCAGCTACAGCCGGGCCTACATCCGCCACCTGCTGAAGGCCAACGAAATCTTGGGCATCCGCCTGGCCACCATTCACAATGTCCACTTCATGCACGACTTCATGGCCGCCATGCGGCAGGCCATTTTGGACAACGAATTTGCTTCCTTTTACCGGCGCTGGCTGTCGGTATTCGGCAGCCATGGCATAATGGAGCCGTGGCGGGGCGGCCTATGA
- the yajC gene encoding preprotein translocase subunit YajC, with amino-acid sequence MLPLILLLGLVYFTMIRPQQMQQRKRQEMLSSLKRGDNVVTIGGIHGTIATIGENTVRLQVGNNVEIEMSKTSIAYIKKEEES; translated from the coding sequence TTGCTGCCGTTGATCCTGCTGCTGGGCTTGGTCTACTTCACCATGATCCGGCCGCAGCAGATGCAGCAGCGCAAGCGGCAGGAAATGCTGAGCAGCCTCAAGCGGGGCGACAACGTGGTGACCATCGGCGGCATCCACGGCACCATCGCCACCATCGGCGAGAACACCGTCCGCCTGCAGGTAGGCAATAATGTTGAGATAGAAATGAGCAAGACCAGCATTGCCTACATC